One Acetonema longum DSM 6540 DNA window includes the following coding sequences:
- the purF gene encoding amidophosphoribosyltransferase, whose protein sequence is MHYCETSDKLHEECGVFGIFSRDDHDNVALNTYWGLFALQHRGQESAGIAVTDGTVMDIQRGMGLVNEVFRHGVPGMPAHIAIGHVRYSTTGSSLLRNTQPLLVTYSGGHISLSHNGNLTNARELRIELEQQGSVFQTSIDSEVIVNLISRSNKATVEERIMESLSRVKGAYCLTVMTEDKLIGVRDPQGFRPLCIGRLHDGWVLASESCALDTIGAELIRDVEPGEMVVIDDTGLHSLSLAPSDRRKALCVFEYIYFARPDSVIDRQSVHQARFSMGRQLAKESGFKADIVISVPDSGTTAALGFSCESGIPFAEGLLKNRYIGRTFIQPEQKKRDTSVRLKLNAVSSVVKGKSVIMVDDSIVRGTTSGKIVRMLKEAGAVKVHMCVSSPPIGFPCFYGIDTAVRKELIAASKQVEDIRQFIGADSLYYLSLEGLMRAMPALRPDAMCYACFNSDYPCATPSGAETGGAENEDNKYVFEANYRTGGAGYGGE, encoded by the coding sequence GTGCACTATTGTGAAACAAGCGACAAACTGCATGAAGAATGTGGCGTCTTCGGTATATTCTCCCGGGATGACCATGATAATGTAGCGTTAAATACCTATTGGGGGCTGTTCGCCTTGCAGCATCGCGGTCAGGAAAGCGCGGGCATCGCCGTGACCGATGGGACTGTCATGGATATCCAGCGCGGCATGGGGCTGGTCAATGAAGTGTTCCGACATGGTGTGCCCGGCATGCCGGCGCATATCGCGATAGGGCATGTTCGCTATTCCACCACCGGCTCCAGCCTTTTGCGCAATACTCAGCCTCTGCTGGTCACTTATTCCGGGGGTCATATCAGTCTGTCCCACAACGGCAATTTGACCAATGCCCGGGAGCTGAGAATCGAACTGGAGCAGCAGGGAAGCGTATTTCAAACCTCAATCGACAGTGAGGTCATCGTCAATCTGATTTCCCGATCCAACAAGGCTACGGTGGAAGAAAGAATCATGGAGAGTCTTTCACGGGTAAAAGGGGCATACTGTCTGACGGTCATGACCGAGGATAAACTGATCGGAGTAAGAGATCCCCAGGGATTTCGTCCTCTGTGCATCGGCAGGCTTCATGACGGTTGGGTGCTTGCCTCTGAATCCTGCGCCTTGGATACTATCGGGGCGGAATTGATTCGGGATGTGGAACCGGGAGAAATGGTCGTCATTGACGATACGGGACTGCATTCCCTGTCTCTGGCACCCAGTGATCGCCGCAAGGCCCTTTGTGTTTTCGAGTATATCTATTTTGCCCGCCCTGACAGTGTGATTGACCGGCAGAGCGTACATCAGGCAAGATTTTCTATGGGTCGGCAGTTGGCTAAAGAAAGCGGCTTTAAGGCTGACATCGTCATATCCGTACCGGATTCCGGCACAACGGCGGCACTGGGTTTCAGCTGCGAATCCGGCATTCCGTTCGCCGAGGGTTTGCTGAAAAACCGCTACATTGGCCGGACCTTTATTCAGCCGGAGCAAAAAAAAAGGGACACGAGCGTGCGGCTGAAGCTGAATGCAGTCAGTTCGGTCGTCAAAGGCAAATCGGTGATTATGGTGGATGATTCGATTGTCCGGGGCACTACCAGCGGTAAGATTGTCCGGATGCTGAAAGAGGCCGGCGCGGTTAAAGTGCATATGTGCGTCAGTTCGCCGCCTATCGGATTCCCTTGTTTCTACGGCATTGATACGGCCGTGCGCAAAGAATTGATCGCTGCCTCCAAACAGGTGGAAGATATCCGGCAGTTTATCGGCGCCGACTCCTTATATTATCTGTCGCTGGAAGGGTTGATGCGGGCCATGCCGGCTCTCAGGCCGGATGCCATGTGTTATGCCTGTTTCAATTCCGACTATCCCTGTGCGACGCCCTCCGGAGCTGAGACTGGCGGGGCTGAGAATGAAGATAATAAATACGTATTTGAAGCAAATTACCGGACCGGAGGTGCAGGTTATGGCGGAGAATAA
- the purM gene encoding phosphoribosylformylglycinamidine cyclo-ligase: MAENNSKQGLTYAQAGVNIDAGNKAVELMKQHVRATYRPEVIGDIGGFGGMFALNWKNYQRPVLVSGTDGVGTKLYLAFMLDRHDTIGQDAVAMCVNDILVQGAEPLFFLDYLAVGTLQPEKVAAIVSGVARACRESGCALIGGETAEMAGFYPDGEYDIAGFAVGVVDQPKIITGDRIRTGDVLVGLPSSGLHSNGFSLARKICFERQGKKPADIIPELGRSLGEELLTPTRLYPKVILPLLGKFDIRGMVHITGGGFYDNIPRVLPKDCGVEIDAAAWPMPAIFSLLQNWGGVAWPEMYRTFNMGIGYMIILPAQEADNLQQALRQQGEASYVIGTVVAGEQQVTIRGGVFDA, translated from the coding sequence ATGGCGGAGAATAATTCGAAACAAGGACTGACGTATGCCCAAGCCGGCGTAAATATCGATGCCGGCAACAAGGCGGTCGAGTTGATGAAACAGCATGTGCGGGCTACTTACCGGCCGGAAGTTATCGGCGACATTGGCGGTTTTGGCGGCATGTTCGCTTTGAACTGGAAAAATTATCAGCGGCCGGTCCTGGTCAGCGGCACCGACGGTGTGGGCACCAAACTGTATCTGGCCTTTATGCTGGATCGGCATGACACCATCGGCCAGGATGCTGTGGCTATGTGCGTGAATGATATTTTGGTCCAGGGGGCCGAGCCGTTATTTTTTCTGGATTATCTGGCAGTGGGAACCTTGCAGCCTGAGAAGGTGGCAGCCATTGTCAGCGGCGTGGCCAGAGCCTGCCGGGAGTCCGGCTGCGCCCTGATCGGCGGGGAAACAGCTGAAATGGCAGGTTTTTATCCTGACGGCGAATATGACATTGCCGGCTTTGCCGTGGGGGTGGTGGACCAGCCGAAAATTATCACCGGCGACAGAATCCGGACGGGAGACGTTCTGGTGGGCCTGCCCTCCAGTGGGCTTCATTCCAATGGGTTTTCCCTGGCCCGTAAGATATGCTTTGAACGGCAGGGGAAAAAACCTGCCGACATCATACCCGAACTGGGCCGTTCTCTGGGGGAAGAACTGCTGACCCCCACCCGCCTGTACCCGAAAGTGATATTACCCCTTTTGGGGAAATTCGACATCCGTGGTATGGTGCATATTACCGGCGGCGGCTTTTATGATAATATTCCCCGGGTCCTGCCCAAAGACTGCGGCGTGGAAATTGATGCCGCTGCCTGGCCTATGCCGGCGATCTTCTCGCTGCTGCAGAATTGGGGCGGTGTTGCCTGGCCGGAAATGTACCGTACCTTTAACATGGGCATTGGCTACATGATCATCCTGCCGGCCCAGGAGGCCGACAACTTGCAGCAGGCTTTACGGCAGCAGGGCGAGGCCTCTTATGTCATCGGTACCGTTGTGGCGGGAGAACAGCAGGTCACCATACGGGGAGGAGTGTTTGATGCCTGA
- the purN gene encoding phosphoribosylglycinamide formyltransferase produces the protein MPDRKVLGILASGRGSNLQSIMDAILADRLQAKIGVVISDKPEANALRRVIGMDIPAVCIERRKFASKQDFEQALAAELKLHRVDLVVLAGFMRLLGSEFLSRFAGRVMNIHPSLLPSFPGLEAQQQAIDYGVRVSGCTVHFVDQGVDSGPIILQEAVPVLPEDTAGILAERILAVEHVLYPRAIQLFCQGQLKLAGRRVLLEERGSHL, from the coding sequence ATGCCTGACAGAAAAGTGCTGGGCATTCTGGCTTCAGGCCGGGGCAGCAACCTGCAGTCGATTATGGATGCGATTCTGGCCGACAGACTCCAGGCCAAGATCGGGGTCGTGATCAGCGATAAGCCGGAGGCCAATGCCCTGCGGCGAGTGATCGGCATGGATATCCCGGCTGTGTGCATTGAACGGCGAAAATTTGCCTCCAAACAGGATTTTGAGCAGGCTCTGGCGGCCGAACTGAAACTGCATCGTGTGGACTTGGTGGTGCTGGCCGGATTTATGCGCCTTTTGGGATCGGAGTTTTTATCCCGGTTTGCCGGCAGGGTAATGAATATCCATCCGTCGCTGCTGCCTTCCTTTCCCGGTCTGGAAGCGCAACAACAGGCGATTGACTATGGTGTCAGAGTGTCTGGCTGTACTGTGCATTTTGTTGATCAAGGCGTGGATTCCGGTCCGATTATCCTGCAGGAAGCAGTGCCGGTTTTACCGGAGGATACGGCGGGAATCCTGGCTGAACGGATCCTGGCGGTGGAACATGTTCTGTACCCGCGGGCCATCCAGTTGTTTTGTCAGGGGCAGCTTAAACTGGCCGGACGGCGGGTTCTTCTGGAAGAAAGGGGCTCACACTTATGA
- the purH gene encoding bifunctional phosphoribosylaminoimidazolecarboxamide formyltransferase/IMP cyclohydrolase has product MKPQTALISVSDKTGLIEFAKGLQEQGIRIISTGGTMKTLREAGISVTYVSDVTGFPEIMDGRVKTLNPLIHGGILALRDNPDHVQAMQEHGIQPIDLAVVNLYPFAATIAKPGVSQEEAVENIDIGGPAMIRAAAKNFRHVAVVVNPARYPMILRELSAQEGISPETRRELAREAFSHTATYDGCIAGYLSGQTNAGMLPADLHLAYEKIQDLRYGENPHQQAAFYRAKSGVAAGVANAKQLHGRELSYNNIVDIEAAYSIVAEFQQPAAVIIKHTNPCGAGCGKTISAAYHKAYQADPVSAFGGIVGLNQTVDLATAEEISTIFVEAVIAPGYTSEALTLLQQKQNIRLLELPVKEADSREMAIKPVSGGILLQQADQVDLISEQLQTVTKRQPTPAEWDQLLFAWRIVKHVKSNAIVLAGNDQTLGVGAGQMNRVGAAEIALKQAGKLAAGAVMASDAFFPFRDTVDAAAKGGITAIIQPGGSVRDAESIEAADAKGIAMVFTGIRHFKH; this is encoded by the coding sequence ATGAAACCACAAACCGCTTTAATCAGCGTTTCAGATAAAACAGGTTTAATCGAATTTGCCAAAGGGCTGCAGGAGCAGGGAATCAGGATTATCTCCACCGGCGGCACTATGAAGACATTGCGGGAGGCCGGCATTTCGGTTACTTATGTCAGTGATGTCACCGGCTTTCCTGAGATCATGGACGGGCGGGTTAAAACTCTCAATCCCCTCATCCATGGCGGCATTCTGGCCCTCCGGGACAACCCGGACCACGTTCAGGCTATGCAGGAACACGGCATTCAACCCATTGACCTGGCAGTGGTCAATCTCTATCCTTTTGCCGCCACTATCGCCAAGCCCGGCGTCAGTCAGGAAGAAGCTGTGGAAAACATCGATATCGGCGGACCAGCTATGATCCGGGCGGCAGCGAAAAACTTCCGGCATGTGGCGGTAGTGGTGAATCCGGCCAGATACCCGATGATTTTGCGGGAATTGTCCGCTCAGGAAGGGATTTCGCCGGAAACCCGCAGGGAGCTGGCACGTGAGGCTTTCAGCCATACAGCAACCTATGATGGCTGCATTGCCGGTTATTTGTCCGGCCAGACGAATGCAGGCATGCTCCCGGCGGACTTGCACCTTGCCTACGAAAAGATTCAGGATTTGCGCTATGGGGAAAATCCCCATCAGCAGGCGGCATTTTATCGCGCCAAGTCCGGCGTTGCCGCCGGAGTGGCCAACGCGAAACAGCTCCATGGCAGGGAACTTTCCTACAATAATATTGTGGATATAGAAGCCGCCTATAGCATCGTGGCCGAGTTTCAGCAGCCGGCGGCAGTGATTATCAAGCATACCAATCCCTGCGGCGCCGGCTGCGGCAAGACGATTTCAGCTGCCTATCACAAAGCCTATCAGGCGGACCCGGTTTCAGCTTTTGGCGGAATCGTCGGTTTAAATCAGACGGTGGATCTGGCCACGGCGGAAGAAATCAGCACGATTTTTGTCGAAGCTGTCATTGCGCCGGGCTATACGTCGGAGGCACTGACTTTATTGCAGCAAAAGCAGAATATCCGGCTGCTGGAACTGCCTGTGAAGGAAGCCGATTCCCGGGAAATGGCGATTAAGCCGGTTTCCGGAGGTATCTTGCTGCAGCAGGCGGATCAGGTTGACCTGATCTCAGAGCAGCTTCAGACGGTAACCAAGCGTCAGCCGACACCGGCTGAATGGGATCAGCTTTTGTTTGCCTGGCGGATCGTAAAACATGTGAAATCCAATGCCATTGTCCTTGCCGGCAACGATCAGACCCTGGGGGTAGGCGCCGGCCAGATGAACCGGGTAGGGGCGGCGGAAATCGCTCTGAAACAGGCAGGCAAGCTGGCCGCCGGTGCGGTTATGGCTTCAGACGCCTTTTTTCCCTTCCGGGATACAGTTGACGCAGCGGCCAAAGGCGGCATCACCGCCATTATCCAGCCCGGCGGCTCGGTGAGAGATGCCGAGTCCATTGAGGCGGCTGACGCCAAAGGAATTGCCATGGTGTTTACCGGCATCCGTCATTTTAAACATTAG
- the purD gene encoding phosphoribosylamine--glycine ligase, with amino-acid sequence MKILVIGSGGREHALVWKLAQSPRVQKIFCVPGNPGIGEMAECVALDSNDSEALCSFARQQGIDLTVVGPEGPLSGGIVDLFTAHGLRIFGPGRQAAEIESSKAFAKDLMAKYQIPTAGYAVFQTVADAKEYIRQKGAPLVVKADGLAAGKGVIVAMTVNEALMAVDAMLTEQAFGAAGSRVVIEEFMQGEEASILTFTDGATVKTMVAAQDHKRVYDGDQGPNTGGMGAYAPAPVVTPELMTRIQQEILQPVVDAMRREGRTYKGCLYLGVMLTDAGPKVVEFNARFGDPETQVVLPLLASDLLPVMEACIDGTLAETEIKWRDQAAVCVVMAAGGYPGTYRKGDPITGLETAAGSGAMVFHAGTALKEGKVTTAGGRVLGMTAVGDGIRQALSKAYQALENISFPGAYFRRDIGHRAINGKN; translated from the coding sequence TTGAAAATATTAGTCATTGGCAGCGGCGGGCGCGAACATGCGCTGGTCTGGAAACTGGCTCAGAGCCCCAGGGTTCAAAAAATTTTTTGCGTGCCCGGCAATCCCGGCATAGGGGAGATGGCTGAGTGCGTTGCTTTGGATAGCAATGACAGTGAAGCTTTGTGCTCTTTTGCCCGGCAGCAGGGCATTGACCTGACGGTGGTGGGGCCGGAGGGACCCTTGTCCGGCGGGATTGTGGATCTCTTTACCGCCCATGGGCTGCGAATCTTCGGCCCCGGACGGCAGGCAGCCGAAATCGAGAGTTCCAAGGCCTTCGCCAAAGATCTGATGGCCAAATATCAGATCCCTACGGCAGGCTATGCAGTGTTTCAGACCGTGGCTGACGCCAAAGAGTATATCCGGCAAAAAGGAGCGCCGCTGGTGGTTAAGGCTGACGGCCTGGCAGCCGGCAAAGGGGTTATTGTGGCCATGACGGTGAATGAAGCTTTGATGGCCGTCGATGCCATGCTTACGGAACAGGCCTTCGGCGCAGCTGGCAGCCGGGTAGTGATTGAGGAATTTATGCAGGGGGAAGAAGCTTCCATTCTGACCTTTACCGACGGGGCTACCGTCAAAACCATGGTGGCCGCCCAGGACCACAAGCGGGTGTATGATGGCGATCAGGGACCCAATACCGGCGGCATGGGCGCTTACGCCCCGGCGCCGGTCGTGACCCCCGAACTCATGACCCGGATTCAGCAGGAGATTCTGCAGCCGGTTGTAGACGCCATGAGACGGGAAGGGAGAACCTATAAGGGCTGTTTATATCTGGGAGTGATGCTTACTGACGCCGGCCCCAAAGTGGTGGAATTCAACGCCCGGTTTGGCGATCCGGAAACCCAGGTAGTGCTGCCCCTTCTGGCCAGCGATTTGCTCCCGGTTATGGAGGCCTGCATCGACGGAACCCTGGCCGAAACCGAGATCAAGTGGCGGGATCAGGCTGCCGTGTGTGTGGTGATGGCGGCAGGGGGCTACCCGGGAACCTACCGTAAGGGCGATCCGATCACCGGCCTTGAAACGGCTGCCGGATCAGGCGCCATGGTATTTCATGCCGGAACAGCCCTGAAGGAAGGCAAGGTAACCACTGCCGGCGGCAGGGTGCTGGGTATGACAGCGGTGGGCGATGGCATTCGCCAAGCCTTGAGTAAGGCTTATCAGGCTTTGGAAAATATCTCCTTTCCCGGCGCTTATTTTCGGCGGGATATAGGACATAGGGCCATAAACGGTAAAAATTGA
- a CDS encoding DUF456 domain-containing protein produces the protein MALDINAVLLSGGMTLLLCAAVFSTLLGLPGNLLVLLLAAGYGFYEGFQIFDPGFLGLLLGIYLAGEGAEFLAAAVGAKKAKASRAAVVAAYIGGFAGALLGTMLLPVIGTILGSAAGGFAASYSVEYSRTDKSQAMRVAVHVVVAQGLGLLAKMAAGVSMAALVLLRWPLWH, from the coding sequence ATGGCTCTGGATATTAATGCTGTGTTATTGTCCGGCGGTATGACGCTTCTGTTATGCGCCGCCGTATTTTCTACCCTGCTGGGTTTGCCCGGCAACCTTTTGGTATTGCTGCTGGCTGCCGGCTATGGATTTTATGAAGGATTTCAAATTTTTGATCCGGGATTTTTAGGTCTTCTCTTGGGGATCTATCTGGCCGGGGAAGGGGCGGAATTTCTGGCAGCGGCTGTGGGAGCCAAAAAAGCGAAAGCTTCCCGGGCAGCGGTGGTTGCGGCCTATATCGGCGGCTTTGCCGGCGCTCTTCTCGGCACCATGCTGCTGCCGGTCATTGGTACCATTCTGGGATCGGCTGCCGGCGGTTTTGCCGCCAGTTATAGTGTGGAATACAGCCGAACGGACAAATCACAGGCCATGCGGGTAGCGGTGCACGTGGTCGTGGCCCAGGGCCTTGGTTTACTGGCTAAGATGGCCGCCGGCGTGAGCATGGCGGCGTTGGTGCTATTGCGTTGGCCTCTGTGGCATTAA
- a CDS encoding DUF1800 domain-containing protein, whose translation MRILVFLLLFLSLVSSGMIRAQAQSLLPYARYGLTDRQAAAFLLDRFAFGARPGEVEMVVAKGVSNWWEEQLTGTLPEERLAAELASLPALGLSARQMAYAYPNAGTVWMEARQDGYIPAGSLPEAQTNRKLEQYRQAKGYGSQNDLVAQLYKQKIARAIYSENQLVEVLTDFWFNQFNVSVTDSRALPYILSYERDAIRPHLFGKYSELLKATAKHPAMLYYLDNASSFDDGAALPQGGLNENYARALLELHTLGAANRYKPQDVTGVARVFTGWTVLPRGQAGERLAARITRDETGDALGSHGFLFLSGLHDAKEKAVLGAAILPGGMAEGENLLVALARRKDTADNIARKLAVRFIADKPPSGAVKRLSGIYLRTDGDLRALLQGIVNSPEFWQQAGLRQKVKPPAAYIISAVRSLDATVTDYRSLTRWMARLGQPWYACITPAGYSDKGTDWLNSGALLQRMNFAFALARGQIPGVNWSADPWGDTLQRYAGAGLSPIAARMLPERKYDGFASLATEYPQPVLTIRDAAGLVLASPEFQRY comes from the coding sequence ATGAGAATATTAGTATTTCTGTTGCTTTTCCTGTCTCTTGTTTCCTCCGGAATGATCCGGGCTCAAGCCCAATCGCTGCTGCCCTACGCCCGATACGGACTGACCGATCGGCAGGCTGCCGCCTTCCTGTTGGACCGGTTTGCTTTCGGCGCCAGGCCTGGGGAGGTAGAGATGGTAGTAGCAAAGGGTGTTTCAAATTGGTGGGAGGAACAGTTGACCGGGACCCTGCCGGAAGAAAGGCTGGCGGCCGAACTGGCTTCTCTGCCGGCATTGGGTCTGTCTGCCAGGCAGATGGCCTATGCTTATCCCAATGCGGGTACGGTATGGATGGAGGCCCGTCAGGACGGATACATACCGGCGGGGTCCTTGCCGGAAGCTCAGACCAACAGGAAGCTGGAGCAGTATCGTCAGGCCAAAGGATATGGCAGCCAGAACGACTTGGTGGCGCAGTTATATAAGCAAAAAATCGCCCGGGCGATTTACAGTGAAAATCAATTAGTGGAAGTCCTTACCGATTTTTGGTTTAATCAATTCAACGTCTCGGTCACTGACAGCCGGGCTTTGCCTTACATATTGTCTTATGAACGGGATGCCATCCGGCCGCATCTGTTCGGCAAATACAGTGAACTGCTGAAGGCAACGGCGAAGCATCCGGCCATGCTCTATTATCTGGATAATGCTTCGTCCTTTGATGACGGGGCCGCTTTACCCCAGGGCGGTCTGAATGAAAACTATGCTCGCGCCCTGCTTGAACTTCACACCCTGGGTGCGGCAAACCGGTATAAGCCACAGGATGTCACTGGAGTTGCCCGGGTGTTTACCGGCTGGACCGTCTTACCGCGGGGGCAGGCGGGAGAGCGGCTGGCGGCCCGGATCACTCGGGATGAAACCGGCGATGCCTTGGGATCTCACGGTTTCTTATTCCTCTCTGGTTTGCATGATGCGAAAGAGAAGGCGGTCCTGGGCGCTGCTATTTTGCCGGGCGGGATGGCTGAAGGAGAAAATCTGCTGGTCGCGCTGGCCAGGCGGAAGGACACCGCCGACAACATTGCCCGCAAGCTGGCGGTCAGGTTTATTGCCGATAAACCACCCTCTGGGGCAGTGAAGCGATTAAGCGGGATTTATCTGCGCACTGACGGCGATTTACGGGCTTTGCTGCAGGGCATTGTCAACTCCCCGGAATTCTGGCAGCAAGCCGGGCTGCGACAAAAGGTTAAGCCGCCGGCGGCCTATATCATCAGTGCAGTCCGCAGCCTGGACGCAACGGTGACCGATTACCGCTCCCTGACCCGGTGGATGGCCCGTCTGGGACAGCCCTGGTATGCCTGCATCACACCGGCGGGATATTCCGATAAAGGAACAGACTGGCTTAACAGCGGTGCGCTGCTGCAACGCATGAACTTTGCCTTTGCCTTAGCCCGGGGTCAAATTCCTGGTGTGAATTGGTCGGCAGATCCCTGGGGCGATACTCTTCAGCGTTACGCCGGTGCAGGTCTATCCCCCATAGCTGCCCGGATGCTGCCGGAACGGAAATATGACGGCTTTGCGTCTCTGGCTACAGAATATCCCCAGCCAGTTCTAACCATCCGCGACGCAGCCGGACTAGTCCTGGCGTCGCCTGAATTCCAACGTTACTAG